The genomic DNA AACGTAGGCGGCGATGGCGGACGCGTCGGCCGTCGACGCCGATTGGTTGGTGAGATCCACGTACCGCGAGGCCATGCCGGTCGGGCTGTGGCAGGTGGTGCAGTAGGTCACGAAGAGCGCGGACACGGTGTTCCAATCCACCGGGACGCAGCTGCCGGTGGTGCCGCCCGAGCCGCCCGTGACACCCGTGGAGCCGCTCGCTGCGGTGGTGCCGGTGTCGCCGCCGCTCGACGACGAGTCGCCGGGGTACTTCGCGCCACATCCGACGACGGCGACGAGGGCCAGGCTCAAGGCTGCGAGGGCCGTCCGCATGATGCACACTCCCGAAGAGCAACGGCCCATCCTACTTCCGGATGTCCGCTCCTGCAGGAGCGAGACCCGGGCTTCGGGCGATCGTTCACGGAGTGGGTGTCGCGCGCGGCGCCCGGCGTTAACGTGCGGGCATGGCCGACAAGCTCTACTTCGAAGACTTCCCGGTGGGCCGCAGCTTCGACGTCGGCGGCGCCACCGTGAGCGAGGCCGAGATCCTCGCGTTCGCGAGGCAGTTCGACCCGCAGCCCTTCCACATCGACGCCGAGGCCGCGAAGAAGTCCATGTTCGGTGGCATCATCGCCAGCGGCTGGCACACCGCCTCCATCGCCATGCGGCTGCAGGTCGACGGCATCCTCAACAAGTCGCACAGCATGGGCTCGCCGGGCATCGACCAGCTCCGCTGGCTCAAGCCGGTGCGCCCCGGCGACACGCTGCGCTGCCGGATCGAGGTCATGGAGGCGCGCCCGTCGCAGAGCAAGCCCGACCGCGGCTCGGTGAAGTGCCGCTACGAGCTCTCCAACCAGCGCGGCGAGGTGGTGATGACCATGGAGGGCTGGGGCATGTTCGCGCGGCGGCCGGCCTGAAAAGTACGGTTTCGGCGCCTTTCCGCGATAATCGACGCATGCGGATGCAGTGGCTCGTCGCGGGGGCGATCGCGCTGGGCGTGTCGGCTCCGTCTCGGAGCTTCGCGGCACCGCTCCGGCCTCTGGCGCGGCTCACCCTCGCCGACGACGGCGATGACGACGAGCGTCCACACAAGATCCGCAGCGACGACGACGACGACGCGCCCAAGAAGAAGAAGCACGCCAGCGACGACGACGACGACGCGCCCAAGAAGAAAAGGCACGCGACCGACGACGACGACTCGGCGCCGCCCAAGAAGAAGAACGGCAGCGATGACGACGACTCGGCGCCGCCGAAGAAGAAGTCGGCCGACAGCGACGACGACGTGGCCCCCAAGAAGAAGCGCGCCGCGGACGACGACGACGACTCGGGCACGTCTAAGAAGTCCGCGGGCGATGAGGAGGCCGAAAAGCCCGAGACCGTCCGCGGCGGATGGGGTGCCATCGCCGGCAACGTGCCCAACGGTCAGGTGGTGCTGGGCGAGATCGGCATCCCCGGCGTGCGCGGCATGTACCTCAGCGGCAACGGCGACCGGCTCTCGTACGGCGGCGGCGGCGAGGTGGACTTCCCGCCCGTCGACGGCGCGAGCGGAACGCGCGGCTTCAACGCCATCCGCTTCGTGGGCCGGCTCGACTACACGCTGCCCACGGACCTGTTCGCGCTCTTCGTGCACTTCGAGCCGCAGTGGATCTTCGTGTTCGGCAACGGCGCGCAGGGCGGCATCTTCTACTTCCCCGTCCAGCTCGGCGCCGGCTTCGACTTGAAGGTCGTGCACCTCGAAGCCGACCTGGGACTCGCGCTCTTCTTCTCGGGGACGAGCTTCTTCCTGCCCTTCGACAACGCGGTGCTCTCCTCGCCATTCGTGGGCGTCGGCGCCGAGTACCCGGTGAACGACGAGCTGGCCATCACCTTGCGGCTGCGGCTGCAGACGTTCGCGTGGGACAGCGCGCCGACCGGCACCGAGCTCGACCGCGCGCCGACCCTCTTCGGCTTCGGCTACCTGCTGGCGGGCGCCGCCTACCGCTTCTGATCGCCGACACTTGCGACGACCGCGCGCGGGCGACAAAGTGTGGCCTCGCTTTGGAGGTCGTCATGGCCGTGTCGCGGATGTCGTTCCCCTGCCCCATCGTCTTCGGACCCGGCTCGGTTCAGGAGCTGCCCAAGGAGCTCAACCGCCTCGGCGCCAAGCGGCCGCTGCTCGTGGCCGATGCCGGCGTGACCGCGGCGGGGCTCACCCGCAAGGTCCTCGACGTGCTCGACAAGGCGCAGATCCGCACCGCCGTGTGGGACGCATGCACGCCGAACCCCACCGACGTGGACGTCGACAAGGGCCTGGCCGCGTACAAGAAGGACGGCTGCGACTCGATCGTCGCGGTGGGCGGCGGCTCGCCGCTCGACTGCGCCAAGCTCATTCGGCTGATGGTCAATCATCCGCCGCCGCTCTCGCGCTACGACGACGCCACCGGCGGCGACAAGTACGTGACCTCGAACGTCCCGCCGATGGTGGCCATCCCCACGACCGCTGGGACGGGGAGTGAAGTCGGCCGCTCGGGCGTGGCCACGCTCCCCGACACCGGCCGCAAGACGGTCATCTTCTCGCCGTACCTCATCGCCGGCGCCGCGATCATCGACCCCGAGCTCACCCTGGGCCTGCCCCCGGGCCCGACGGCCGCGACCGGCATCGACGCGCTCACCCACTGCATCGAGGCGTATCTCTCCAAGGGCCAGCACCCGCTCGCGGACGCGATGGCGCTCGACGGCACCCGCCGCGTCGCGAAGAACCTCATTCGCGCGGTGAAGGACGGCAAGAACGACGTCGAGGCGCGGCAGGAGATGATGGCCGCGGCGATGATGGGCGCGATCGCGTTTCAGAAGGGCCTCGGCGCGTGTCACTCGCTCGCGCACGCGCTCACGCCGATCGCCGGTATCCACCACGGCCTCGCCAACGCGCTCTGCCTGCCCGCAGTGCTCGAGTACAACCGCGAGACCGTGCCCGAGCGGCTCGCGGCGGTGGCGATTGCCCTCGGTGAGGATCCCAAGCTGCCGACGGACGCGCTCGCCAAGATCTGCGTGCAGCGCGTGCGTGCGCTCATCGTCGAGTCGGGCATCCAGATGGGTCTGAAGAACCACGGCGTGACCGAAGCCATGCTGCCCCAGATCGCCGACAAGGCCTTCGAGGACGCCTGCCACACCTCGAGCCCGCGCGCCTGCACCCGCGACGACCTGCTCAACCTCGCCAAGGCCAGCTTCACCTAACGTGTAGGGCGCACACCGACCTCGGCGCCAAGATCTTGGGACGGTCGCGCAAAACGATCGATAATCGAGATCCGAATTCCGGGTGAAGTCATGGCGCAAGCGGCGCTGGCCGCTCCCATCCGCTACGGCAAGTACACGCTGTTCGAGCGACTCGGCTCGGGCGGCATGGCCGAGGTGTTCCTCGCGCGGCAAGAGGGCGCCGGCGGCTTCAACAAGAAGGTCGTGGTCAAGCGCATCCTCAGCGAGTTCGCGGATGACAAGACCTTCGTCGAGCTCTTCCTGAACGAGGCGCACGTCGCGGCGCACCTCTCGCATCCCAACGTCGTGCAGATCTTCGACATGGGCCAGGAGGGCGACACCTACTTCATCGCGATGGAGTACGTGCCCGGGCCGAACCTCTTGCAGCTCCTGCGGCACGCGTCGCTCAAGGGCGATCTGCGGCCCACGGCGTTCGCGAAGATCGCGGCCGGCGTCGCGGAGGGCCTGAACTACGCGCACAACGCGAACGGGCCCGACGGCACGCCGCTGGAGATCGTCCACCGCGACGTGAACCCGCCGAACATCATCGTCAGCCTCGACGGCGTGCCCAAGGTCTGCGACTTCGGCGTGGCCAAGAGCTCCGCCCGCGAGACAACTTCAGGAAGCCACCTCAAGGGCAAGCAGACGTACATGGCCCCTGAGCAGATCAAGGGCGAGAAGCTCGACGCGCGCGCCGACATCTTCTCGCTCGGCGTGGTGCTCTTCGAGACCACGACCGGCAAGCGGCTCTTCAAGCGCGACTCCGAGCTCGCGGTGCTGAACGCGGTGCTCTCGGATCCCATCCCGCGGCCGATGAGCATCGTGCCCGGCTATCCGTCGCGGCTCGACGAGATCATCATGTGGTGCCTGGAGCGCGATCGCAACCGGCGCTGCCCCGACGCGCGCACGCTCAACGACGCGCTCGAGGAGTACCTGCGCAAAGATCCCGCGGGCTACATGACGCCGGGCGCGCTGGGCGAGTGGGTGAAGTCGATCGTCCCGCCCGAGGAACAGAAGTCGTACCTCGGCACCGGGACCGGCGGCACGGGCAGCTTCCCGCGGCCGTCGACCAGCAGCCGCCCCTCGGCGCGCAAAGCAGGCAGCTCGCCCGGCACCGGCCCCGGCGGAAGCAAGCCGAGCACCGCGCGGCCGAACACCGCGCCGCCGCCGCTGGGCGACATCTCGGTGCCGATCAGCATCTCGAAGTCGAAGCCGCGCATCGAGTCGCAGACCGAGCCGTTCACGCTGCCCGGCGGCGGCATCAAGGTGCCCTGGAAGTGGATCGCGCTCGGCGCAGGCGTGCTCGCGGGCGCAGGCGGCATCGTGGTCCTCGGCAGCCGATCGACGCCGGTCGCACCGGCCCCCGCGCGCGTCGCCGCCGCTCCCGCTCCCGCAGCAGCGCCGGCAGAGCCCGCGCGCTCCGCCGAGGACGACGCCCGCTTCTACACCGACGAAGCCCGCCGCCTCCTGGGCCAGCAGAAGTTCGGGCCCGCGGCCGAGCTCGTCGCCAAGGCCAAGCAGCTCGACCCGAAGGATCCCAAGACGAACGTCGCCATCGCCGAGCTGTCGGAAGAGGCCGAGGTGGGCGCGCGCATGGCGGCGGCCCAGCAGGCGCTCGCGGCCGGCGACATGGATCGCGCGACGAGCCTCGCGAAGCTCGTGCTCGACAAGGAGCCCACCGAGCCGCGCGCGCTGGCCCTGCTCCAGCAGGCGCACGCCAAGCTCGAGCCGGTCAAGCCCGTGCGCATGGGCCGTGGAACGCGCGCCGGCGCGGTGAGCGTGGAGGCGCCTTCGGGCTCGCGGGTGTACGTCGACGACGCGCCCGTGGGAGAAGCGCCGCTCGCGCGCTACCAGCTCGCCGCGGGCACGCACCGCATCGAGGTTCGCCGCGACGGCTACCATCCCGAGATCCGCCAGGTCGAGATCCAGCCAGGGCGGACCGAGGCCATCTCCGCGAAGATGGACGCGCACGAGGAAGTGCAGGTCGCGCTCGCGCAGGCCAAGCCGGCGGCTGCCGCGGCTCCGGCGCCCGTGAAGCTCGCGGCTGCGGCGCCCGCTGCTGCCCCGGCCCCGACCGCCGTGGCTGCCGCCGCCGCGCCCAAGCCTCCGCCCGCTGCGGCTGCGCCGACTCCGACGCCCTCGCCTGCTCCCGCTTCCACGCCCGCGCCGCCGCCCGTCGTGGGCGAGCTCTTCAACGACAAGATGACCCGGCCGTCGAAGCTCTCCGGCGACGATGTGCAGTACCCGGCCGATGCCGCCGCCGCTGGAGCCGAGGGCACGCTCATCGCCCAGTGCGCGATCAGCGAGGCCGGCAACGTGCACGACTGCAAGGTCATCAAGCACGTGCCGTTCATGGACGGGCCTGTCGTCGCCGCGCTCCAGAGCTGGCACATGAAGCCGGCCACGATCGACGGGAAAGCCGTCGCGCTGCGCAGCTACACCTTCCCGCCGATTCACATTTCAAAGCCCAAGTAGCCGAGGCGCGCGCCCGAACGGCCGCGCGCATGCGGGAGCCGAAGTCGCCCGAGAGGGATGCCAGACTTTCCCTCGCACGCTCCGACGCCCGAGTGCTTTGGGAACAGTGACGGTGACTGGTGAACCGTGAACGTCCGGGTTGCCCGGCTGTCCCTCGCACGCTCGGGTGCCTGAGTGCTTGGTGAACCGTGATCGTGATCGTGACCGTGACGGCTGCTCACGGTTCACCAGTCACGATCACGGTTCCCCAAGCACTTGCATCTGCTGGGTTGAAGTGGGGGAAACCCGGGCAACCCGAGCCCGCCGGCGCCCTCTCGGGCGACGGCCCGCGCTCTCCGCTCTTCGGCCCCGCCGTCAGGGACGGCGGAGCTTGTGCGTGCTATAGGGGAATGGCCGGAGTCGTCCGGGTGAACGCTGGCGAGTCGGGGAAACCCGATGAGCGAGAGGCAAAGTCCGGGCTCCGTAGGGCAAAGGTGCAGGCTAACGGCCTGTCGAGGCGACTCGAAGGAAAGTGCCACAGAAAACAAACCGCCGGTTTCGGCCGGTAAGGGTGAAACGGTGGGGTAAGAGCCCACCGCGCCCGGGGTGACTCGGGCGGCACGGCAAACCCCACCTGGTGCAAGAGCGAATAGGGAGACCACAGGCTCGAAAGGGCCAGGACTTGCCCGGTCCGGTTGGTCTCCGGGTACTGCTCGCTGGAGCCTGCGGGTAACCGCGGGCCTAGACGAATGTTCATCACCGCGAAAGCGGTCCAGAACCCGGCTTACAGGGCGACTCCGGCACTTCGCTCTCAGGTCTGATCGATGCTCGACTTCGCAGAAGAGTTCGTGAAGGCGTACGCCGAGCAATTGAAGACGGACGACGTGCTCGCGTGGAACTTCTACGCAGCCATGTGCAACGTCGGATGGGACCACCCCTCGTTGCCCGGATTTCCGAACAGCGACTGGGACGCGGCGTCGGGCGCGACGTTTCGGGTTGCCGCCGAAATCGTGGCTTCGGCTCGCGGCAAGGGCGAGGCCTACACCGACTGGTACAGCAGGGGCGCGAGCAAGCCAGGCGAGAGCCCTATAGGAACCGTCAACGAGAAGGTCCGCGCGCTGGCGCTGGCACTCGGATGGACCCCGGTGTTTCCACCGTCTCGTCATTGACCGTCTTGCCCCACACGGGCACACACGCAACTTCTCCCCGCAGACTGCTAAAATCTTGCACTCAATTCGCTCCATTGCGGGAGAGCGCCATGCCCAAGAACGTGACCCGGACCGGCAGCCCGAACGCGGCCGGCGCCGACGCCGCCGCCAAGATCGACGCGGACTTCAAGAAGGCGTCCGCGAACGGCAAGATCAACACGGCCAGCGCCGACAAGCTCATCCGCCAGGCGCGCGACAACAAGCTCACCGAGTCCGAGGCCAACGCGTTCAAGGCCGACGCCCAGCGCTACGCCTCGAGCTTCGAGCCCGACGCCAAGCAGAAGATCGACACCTTCATCTCCGGCGAGATGCACAAGATCGAAGTCCTCGATCCCGGGCCGCACGCCGATCCGGGCGACATCAAGGATCCGGCCGTCCTCAAAGGCGACAAGGACAAGCTCGAGCAGCAGGACGTGAAGGGCGGCAAGCTCTTCATCGGCGGCGTGAACGGCGCCGACCCGCAGCAGAACTACATCGGCGATTGCTACCTGATCGCGTCGATGAGCGCCGTCGCGCGCGAGAACCCCAAGGCCATCTCCGACGCCTTCAAGCAGAACGCCGACGGCACGTACACCGTCCGCATCTTCAAGAAGGAAGGCTCCAAGTACGTCCCCCAGGAGTTCAAGATCGACGGCGATCTGCCCCGCAACGACTGGCAAGGCGCCGCCTACGCCAGCGACACCAACGGCAAGGAGCTCTGGCCCGCGCTCCTCGAGAAGGCCTTCGCCGCCCGCGCGGGCAGCTACGGCAAGATCGAAGCGGGGATCCCTGGCGACGCGATGGCGGCCATCACCGGCAAGCCCAGCACCGACATCGACATGCGCGGCAAGGGCGTGAACCCGGACGACGTCTTCAAGCAGATCGACGCCGCCGTGAAGGCCCACAAGCCCGCCACGGCCGTCACGCTCTCGGACGCGTCCGCCGCGAAGTACAAGGGCACCAACATCTACACGGACCACACGTACACCGTGTACGGCACGAGCGTCGAAAACGGCTTGAAGTACGTGCAGCTCCGCAACCCCTGGGGCGAGAGCGAGCCCGCGAACAACGGCCCCGACGACGGCATCTTCAAGCTACCGCTCGACCAGTTCATGAGCCTGTTCTGCGGCGTCTCCATCAACGGCTAGCCGAGGACTTCCATGACCGTCAGCCGTCTGCAGACGCAGGTGAAGACGCTCACCGCCCAGGGCCACAAGCTCTCGACGGATGACGTCCGCAAGCTCGTCGCCACCGCCAAGGACGACGGCAAGGTGGGCGTGAACGAGCTCAAGTTCCTCCAGGGCCTCTCGAAGGACCTCTTCGCGCCCGGCGCCCAGGACGACCTCACGACCATGCTCGGCGCCACCCAGGCGCAGGCCTACGTCGACGTCAGCACGCCGACGCAGACCGAGGTCAGCAAGGCCAGCAAGACCGGCGCTCCGGGCGTCACGCTGCAGGTCGAGGACGGCACGGGTCAGCTCACGGCGAACAGCTTCTGGCTCGCGGGAAAGGCGACGGCTTCGGGTCCGGTCGAGGTCGATGTCGACGGCAAGAAGATCACCGTCCAGGCCAAGAAGGGCGACAACGCGGCGGCGATTGCGCAAAAGCTCTCGGCGGCGCTGCCCAAGCCGTACGAGGCCAACATCAACGCGGGCTTCTCGGACGGCCGCGCGTCGCTCCAGATCTTCCGGATGGTCCCGATTCCGCCCGCGCTCGTGAAGCCGGTGCAGGACGGCAAGTCGCCGCCGGTCAAAGTCCTCATCACCGGCTACGGCAAGTTCGCCAACTTCGCCACGGACAACGACAACCCCGCCTGGCAGCTCGCGCAGAAGGCCGCGCAGAAGGCGTATCCGGGCGCGCAGGTGCAGGCCGTGCTCTTGCCCGTCGAGTGGAACAAGGTCGACGACTTCGCTCGCACCGTGAAGGACACCTACAAGCCCGACGTGATCATCAACCTGGGCGCCGGGCCGCACGGGCTCGAGGTCTGGGCGCAGAACGCGACCGACGGCGAGGACGCTGCGGGCCAGAATCACACGGGCCCCGTCGACGCGAGCGGGCCGGACTTCGAGCAGAGCACCCTGCCCGTCCAAAAGATCGAGACCGCGCTGAACAAGGTCGAGGATCCGAAGAACGGCGGCACGCTCGGGCTGCACGCGCCGGCGCAGGGCACGTTCGATCAACGCCTGGCCGACGCCAAGCAGTTCCAGATCGACGCACAGAATACATATCTTTGTAATTATCTAAATTATCGAATGCTCGAGACCACGCGCGGCTCGGGCATCATGAGCGGCTTCATCCACGTGGACGACACCACGTCGCCGCAAGAGCTGGAGACGGTGATCAACACCGCCGTCCGCGCCAAGCTGGAAGAGCGCGCCGCGTCCAAGCCGACTGCGTAGCTCTACTGGAAGCAGCTCGCGTCAAGGCCGGCGTCGACCGGCAAGGGATCGCCGCCGTCGATCCAAACGATCGTCGTGGTGACCACACCCGACACGTGCGTGCCGTCGACCGCATCCAGCTCCAGCGCGCCGCCGTTTCCGAAGCGGTACTGGAACTGGCCGTTCGACGCGCCCGAGGTCCAGGTCACCCAGGCTGCCCCGGCGTCGGCGGTCGTGCCTCCGTCGAGGAGCCCGGCGAGGCTGAGGAGCGGATAGGTCCCCGGGCCCACGCCTGCCGGATCGAGCCGCCGAACCACCAGCGCGGCGTACGGGTAGCCCGGGCTTCCGAGGCCGTTGCAGTTGGCGGCCTGGTTGCTGAGGACCACCTGAAGCTGCGTCGCATCCACGCCCGTACCCGTGCCGCCGTCGAAGTGCGAGGTCTGGACGACCGATGCCAGGCCGTCGAGCCCCGCGTCGATCGGCGCGAACACCGGCGGGCCCGTGGTTCCGGAGCTGCCCGTGGTCGACGTCGCGCCCGTGGAGCCACCGCTGGTGCTGCCCGAGCCGCTGGTGCCGTGCGTGCCGCCGGTCGAGCCGAACGTGGAGACGCTGGTGCTGCCGCCGCTCGAGCTGCCGCTGTCGATGTTGAGCGAGGAGCTGTTGCAGCCCCAGAGCGCCACCAGAACCAGCCCCGCGAGACGGCGTGCCATGCGCGCAGCATACGCGCCCGGGTGGCCAGGGTGAGCCAAAGAACTGTGGCCAGGGCGCTCATCTCGCCTGGTTCAACGGCCCAGGCGTCGGCGAGTTCGGCCGCGCGGGGTCGGTCAAGTGGCCGGGGCCGGTGGATGTCAGGGCGTTGCGGTACGTTGCAGCTCGGTTGGCCCCTGGGAGGGGAATTTGCGCTGGCAGCTCCCGGCAGAGTCGGATCGCGCCGCTGTGGCCGAGCTTGCGCGCGAGCTGCGCTTGCCGGAGGCCGTCGCGGAGATCCTCGTGCGGCGCGGGCACGCCACGCCCGAGCTGGCCCACGGCTTCTTGAACGCGCCGCTCGCGGATCTGCCCGATCCGTTCACGATGAAGGGCATGGAGCTCGCGGCCGCGCGGCTGGCCAAGGCCGTGAAGGCGCGCGAGCGGATCATCCTCTTCGGCGACTACGACGTCGACGGCGTCACCTCCACCGCCCTCATGACCGGCGTGCTCCGCGAGCTCGGCGCGGCGAGCGAGTTCTACATCCCCAACCGGCTCGAGGAGGGCTACGGCCTGAACGTCGAGGCCGTGGGCAAGCTCGCCGACAAGGGGCCGGGGCTGCTCATCGCGCTCGACTGCGGCGTCACGGCCGTGGGCGAGGTGGAGCACGCAGTGAAGCGCGGGCTCGAGGTGCTGGTCGTCGATCACCACACCACGCCGGCCGTGCTGCCGCCCGCGCTGGCGATCCTCAATCCGCACCAGCCGGGCTGCGCGTATCCGACCAAGGTGCTGTGCGCGGCGGGCGTGGCCTTCAACCTGCTGCTCGCGCTGCGCAAGCGGCTCCGCGAGGACGGCTTCTTCGTGGGGCGCAACGAGCCCAACCTGCGCGCGTGGCTGGATCTCGTGGCCCTGGCGACGGTGGCCGATGTGGTGCCGCTCCAGGGTGCCAATCGCGTGCTGGTGCGGCACGGGCTCGTCGAGCTGGGCAAGGCGAACCGGCCCGGTATTCGCGCGCTCAAGCAGGTGGCCGGCGTCGAGCCGACCGCGCCGGTGACGGCGGGCCAGGTGGGCTTCCGCCTCGGGCCGCGCATCAACGCGGCTGGACGCCTCGGCGCGGCCGCACACGCCGTGGAGCTGCTGACGACGCCGGACGCCGCGATCGCCCAGCGGATCGCCACCTCGCTCGACGGCCAGAACCGCGAGCGTCAGGCCATCGAACGCAAGATGATCGGCGAGGCGATGGCGCTGGGCGAGGCGCAGGCCAAGGCCGGCGCCAAGGCGCTCGTCATCGCCTCGGAAGGCTGGCATGCGGGCGTGGTGGGCATCGTGGCCGCACGCGTGGTGGACCGGCTGCACCGCCCGACCGTCGTGGTGGCGCTCGATGGCGACACCGGCAAGGGCTCGGCGCGCAGCATCGAGGGGTTCCACCTCTACGACGCCATTGCTTCAGCGAGCGGGCACCTGGAGCGCTTCGGCGGGCACCGGCACGCGGCAGGCATCACCGTGAAGGCCGACAAGCTCGACGCCTTCCGCGAAGCGCTCCAGGCCCACGCCGCCACCGCGCTCAGCGAGCAGGACCTCGTGCCGCGCCTGCGCCTCGACGCGCCCCTGGAGCTGGACAGCGTGGATCTCGCGCTCGTCGAGGCGCTCGAACAGCTCGGGCCGTTCGGCGCGGGAAATCCGG from Deltaproteobacteria bacterium includes the following:
- a CDS encoding iron-containing alcohol dehydrogenase; the protein is MAVSRMSFPCPIVFGPGSVQELPKELNRLGAKRPLLVADAGVTAAGLTRKVLDVLDKAQIRTAVWDACTPNPTDVDVDKGLAAYKKDGCDSIVAVGGGSPLDCAKLIRLMVNHPPPLSRYDDATGGDKYVTSNVPPMVAIPTTAGTGSEVGRSGVATLPDTGRKTVIFSPYLIAGAAIIDPELTLGLPPGPTAATGIDALTHCIEAYLSKGQHPLADAMALDGTRRVAKNLIRAVKDGKNDVEARQEMMAAAMMGAIAFQKGLGACHSLAHALTPIAGIHHGLANALCLPAVLEYNRETVPERLAAVAIALGEDPKLPTDALAKICVQRVRALIVESGIQMGLKNHGVTEAMLPQIADKAFEDACHTSSPRACTRDDLLNLAKASFT
- a CDS encoding MaoC family dehydratase, which encodes MADKLYFEDFPVGRSFDVGGATVSEAEILAFARQFDPQPFHIDAEAAKKSMFGGIIASGWHTASIAMRLQVDGILNKSHSMGSPGIDQLRWLKPVRPGDTLRCRIEVMEARPSQSKPDRGSVKCRYELSNQRGEVVMTMEGWGMFARRPA
- a CDS encoding TonB family protein, which gives rise to MAQAALAAPIRYGKYTLFERLGSGGMAEVFLARQEGAGGFNKKVVVKRILSEFADDKTFVELFLNEAHVAAHLSHPNVVQIFDMGQEGDTYFIAMEYVPGPNLLQLLRHASLKGDLRPTAFAKIAAGVAEGLNYAHNANGPDGTPLEIVHRDVNPPNIIVSLDGVPKVCDFGVAKSSARETTSGSHLKGKQTYMAPEQIKGEKLDARADIFSLGVVLFETTTGKRLFKRDSELAVLNAVLSDPIPRPMSIVPGYPSRLDEIIMWCLERDRNRRCPDARTLNDALEEYLRKDPAGYMTPGALGEWVKSIVPPEEQKSYLGTGTGGTGSFPRPSTSSRPSARKAGSSPGTGPGGSKPSTARPNTAPPPLGDISVPISISKSKPRIESQTEPFTLPGGGIKVPWKWIALGAGVLAGAGGIVVLGSRSTPVAPAPARVAAAPAPAAAPAEPARSAEDDARFYTDEARRLLGQQKFGPAAELVAKAKQLDPKDPKTNVAIAELSEEAEVGARMAAAQQALAAGDMDRATSLAKLVLDKEPTEPRALALLQQAHAKLEPVKPVRMGRGTRAGAVSVEAPSGSRVYVDDAPVGEAPLARYQLAAGTHRIEVRRDGYHPEIRQVEIQPGRTEAISAKMDAHEEVQVALAQAKPAAAAAPAPVKLAAAAPAAAPAPTAVAAAAAPKPPPAAAAPTPTPSPAPASTPAPPPVVGELFNDKMTRPSKLSGDDVQYPADAAAAGAEGTLIAQCAISEAGNVHDCKVIKHVPFMDGPVVAALQSWHMKPATIDGKAVALRSYTFPPIHISKPK
- the recJ gene encoding single-stranded-DNA-specific exonuclease RecJ; translation: MRWQLPAESDRAAVAELARELRLPEAVAEILVRRGHATPELAHGFLNAPLADLPDPFTMKGMELAAARLAKAVKARERIILFGDYDVDGVTSTALMTGVLRELGAASEFYIPNRLEEGYGLNVEAVGKLADKGPGLLIALDCGVTAVGEVEHAVKRGLEVLVVDHHTTPAVLPPALAILNPHQPGCAYPTKVLCAAGVAFNLLLALRKRLREDGFFVGRNEPNLRAWLDLVALATVADVVPLQGANRVLVRHGLVELGKANRPGIRALKQVAGVEPTAPVTAGQVGFRLGPRINAAGRLGAAAHAVELLTTPDAAIAQRIATSLDGQNRERQAIERKMIGEAMALGEAQAKAGAKALVIASEGWHAGVVGIVAARVVDRLHRPTVVVALDGDTGKGSARSIEGFHLYDAIASASGHLERFGGHRHAAGITVKADKLDAFREALQAHAATALSEQDLVPRLRLDAPLELDSVDLALVEALEQLGPFGAGNPEPVFFGPAKAREVRVLANKGEGEPHLKLKLEARSNGLGAIGFGLGGLKDLAAGPMLAAFQLGIDDFNGARRPQLKLKHLKSA